In Paraburkholderia sprentiae WSM5005, a genomic segment contains:
- a CDS encoding AAA family ATPase, with product MNQFTDIDHKNLDPVRQQFAWEALAAHFDDRSPEELTSSQRQFPHHTRPELQQTLSRLLTPFAPRLLGLNHVHERFPLTISSLFVQSTGPMSTTVSLAPVKYRDVDVGEETPVAVLDNGLWLITDGELRAAVLFEQHMEGMNTSIASVEIVSLPNARGLTFGSEVYAGLEQAIRESRLYRGKVLSLEVTEDYSGQPRSIVVHRLPAVERQDVIVSPQTMELLDRNIFEFARTREGLKILRQSLQKGVLLYGPPGTGKTHTIKYLASNLPAHTTLLISANQVGQLDNYMLLARLLQPSMVVIEDVDLIGRHRTEMRGPKEESLLNRLLNEMDGLHQDAEILFVLTTNRPEEIEEALAARPGRVDQAIEIPAPDADCRARLLRLYGSRMSIPADVAAFAVERTEGVSAAFIKELVRRLAQQSIARKAQGEVSMEDAENALQDMLVRSGYLSQALLGGAPAREKPQVRIVGDQCF from the coding sequence ATGAACCAGTTCACCGATATTGATCACAAGAACCTTGACCCGGTAAGGCAGCAATTTGCATGGGAAGCGCTAGCTGCGCATTTTGATGATCGGTCCCCGGAAGAGCTCACCTCCTCGCAGCGGCAGTTTCCCCATCACACGCGCCCCGAGCTTCAACAGACGCTCTCCCGCCTGCTGACGCCGTTCGCTCCGCGCCTTCTCGGCCTCAATCATGTTCATGAGCGGTTTCCGTTGACAATTTCCTCGCTGTTTGTGCAGAGTACCGGCCCGATGTCTACCACGGTGTCCCTTGCTCCTGTGAAATACCGGGATGTCGATGTCGGAGAAGAAACACCGGTCGCGGTACTCGACAACGGCTTGTGGCTGATCACCGATGGCGAGCTGAGAGCCGCTGTGCTGTTCGAGCAGCACATGGAAGGAATGAACACGTCTATCGCGAGCGTGGAGATTGTCAGTCTGCCCAACGCGCGCGGGCTGACCTTCGGCAGCGAGGTGTATGCGGGGCTGGAGCAGGCAATTCGCGAGTCCCGTCTGTACCGGGGCAAAGTTCTTTCCCTCGAGGTAACCGAGGATTATTCAGGCCAGCCCCGCAGCATCGTCGTGCACCGTCTGCCTGCCGTGGAGCGTCAGGACGTCATCGTGTCACCGCAAACCATGGAGCTGCTTGATCGCAATATTTTTGAATTCGCACGCACCAGAGAAGGATTAAAGATATTACGCCAGTCGTTGCAAAAGGGTGTCCTGCTGTACGGGCCGCCCGGAACGGGCAAAACCCATACGATCAAGTACCTCGCCAGCAATCTGCCAGCGCATACCACCCTTCTGATCAGCGCCAATCAAGTGGGGCAACTCGACAACTATATGCTGCTGGCCCGGTTGCTACAGCCAAGCATGGTGGTCATCGAGGACGTCGATCTGATCGGGAGACATCGCACCGAGATGCGCGGCCCGAAGGAAGAGAGTCTGCTCAACCGCTTGCTCAACGAAATGGACGGACTTCATCAGGACGCCGAGATCCTGTTCGTGCTTACCACCAACCGGCCGGAGGAAATCGAGGAGGCGCTCGCGGCCCGTCCAGGCCGGGTTGATCAGGCCATTGAAATACCGGCACCTGATGCGGATTGCCGGGCGCGCCTGCTCCGGCTCTACGGTTCGAGGATGAGCATCCCGGCAGACGTCGCAGCGTTTGCAGTGGAGCGGACTGAAGGCGTCAGCGCTGCATTCATCAAGGAACTGGTGCGCCGGTTGGCCCAGCAAAGTATTGCGCGTAAGGCACAGGGCGAAGTCAGCATGGAGGATGCTGAAAACGCGTTACAGGACATGCTGGTGCGCAGCGGATACCTGAGTCAGGCGCTCCTTGGCGGCGCACCCGCACGGGAAAAACCGCAAGTACGAATCGTGGGTGACCAGTGCTTCTGA